The Mycolicibacterium hassiacum DSM 44199 genome includes a window with the following:
- a CDS encoding serine/threonine-protein kinase — translation MPIAEGAEFAGYRIVRRLGSGGMGEVYLVQHPRLPRLEALKVLPANVSADPEFRQRFEREADVAASLWHPHIVSVHDRGEHDGQLWITMDYVDGTDVVRLLRERYPGGMPANEALEIISAVAEALDYAYERQLLHRDVKPANILVAESRSARRIALADFGIAKMANETHGLTATNMTIGSVAYAAPEQLTGAHLDGRADQYALACTAFHMLTGRPPFADQNPAAVIGKQLSEPPPPLGGLRPDLVSMEPVLARAMAKDPVQRFGSCREFAAALRLGASRPGQNRWRPPARLRPHSRRPRRHPRRRRPRHRHPRHRRPGFRRGPTRRGRRTAHRRRGWRPSWASGSRLCWRWSWSCSSVSA, via the coding sequence ATGCCCATCGCAGAGGGCGCCGAATTTGCTGGTTACCGCATCGTGCGCCGGCTGGGCAGCGGGGGGATGGGCGAGGTCTATCTCGTGCAGCACCCACGGCTGCCGCGGCTGGAGGCGCTGAAGGTGCTGCCGGCGAACGTGAGCGCCGACCCGGAGTTCCGCCAGCGGTTCGAGCGGGAGGCAGACGTCGCGGCCTCGCTGTGGCACCCCCATATCGTGTCGGTGCACGACCGGGGCGAGCACGACGGTCAGCTGTGGATCACGATGGACTACGTCGACGGCACCGACGTGGTCCGGCTGCTGCGCGAGCGGTATCCCGGCGGTATGCCCGCGAATGAGGCGCTGGAGATCATCTCGGCGGTCGCCGAAGCATTGGACTACGCATACGAGCGGCAACTGCTGCACCGCGACGTCAAACCCGCCAACATCCTGGTCGCCGAGTCGCGGTCCGCCCGCCGAATCGCGCTCGCGGATTTCGGTATCGCCAAGATGGCCAATGAAACCCACGGGCTGACCGCGACGAACATGACGATCGGGTCGGTCGCCTACGCCGCTCCCGAACAACTGACCGGAGCTCACCTGGACGGGCGGGCCGACCAGTACGCGTTGGCGTGCACGGCATTCCACATGCTCACCGGACGCCCGCCGTTCGCCGACCAGAACCCCGCCGCGGTGATCGGCAAGCAGCTCTCCGAACCTCCGCCGCCGCTGGGCGGGCTGCGGCCCGACCTGGTGTCGATGGAGCCGGTGCTGGCCCGGGCGATGGCCAAGGATCCGGTGCAACGGTTCGGCAGCTGCCGAGAGTTCGCCGCCGCGCTGCGTCTCGGCGCGAGCCGGCCTGGGCAGAATCGGTGGCGCCCACCCGCCAGGCTCCGGCCGCATTCCCGCCGTCCGCGCCGCCATCCTCGACGCCGCCGCCCCCGGCACCGCCACCCCCGGCACCGCCGGCCGGGGTTCCGGCGTGGTCCCACCCGCCGCGGCCGTCGAACGGCGCATCGCCGGCGCGGGTGGCGGCCTTCGTGGGCATCGGGGTCGCGGCTCTGCTGGCGGTGGTCCTGGTCGTGTTCGTCGGTATCCGCCTGA
- a CDS encoding DUF4185 domain-containing protein — protein sequence MALASATVLTAAIAVAPPASAEPCTGAAAAIQPPAAPNAEQTPELPGLNRRPIGQRPRGANEDAPLPRLGQLPRPRGQVQQQAAVVPPPQPPPPAPAPQPAPAPPVAPGTSIVGWVTGPESPNNTAGRFAITGTDLGIMWDNGDPVNRQVLMAFGDTYGYCSVRGQQWRYNVLLRSRDGALANTIAVPDGRMADRYSGAPLWAPGLAKQIISSIRFARDERGIIPTAGIAVGGKQYVNFMSIRSWDADGRWTTNFSAIAVSPDNGERWGVYPDSVRPAAPGVVERAQYVRGYENFQQGAFLKPGPGDPYVYSFGTPAGRSGPAYVARVSPAALPDLRRYEYWDGNAWVPGDPGTAVPVIPGPVSEMSAQYNTYLNQYLVIYGNGLNDIVIRTAPAPQGPWSPERLVVRSMDIPGGIYAPYLHPWSTGKELYFTLSLWSAYNVMLMKTVLP from the coding sequence ATCGCGCTCGCATCAGCAACGGTGCTCACCGCCGCGATCGCGGTCGCGCCACCGGCGTCGGCCGAGCCGTGCACCGGCGCCGCCGCGGCCATCCAGCCGCCCGCCGCCCCCAACGCCGAACAGACCCCGGAGTTGCCGGGCCTGAACCGCCGCCCGATCGGTCAACGGCCCAGGGGCGCCAACGAGGACGCGCCGCTTCCCCGGCTCGGGCAACTGCCCCGCCCGCGGGGTCAGGTGCAACAGCAGGCCGCGGTCGTCCCCCCACCGCAGCCACCGCCACCGGCCCCGGCTCCCCAGCCTGCGCCGGCTCCGCCGGTGGCGCCGGGTACCTCGATCGTCGGCTGGGTGACCGGGCCGGAGAGCCCCAACAACACCGCCGGCCGCTTCGCCATCACCGGCACCGATCTCGGAATCATGTGGGACAACGGTGATCCGGTCAACCGCCAGGTACTGATGGCGTTCGGCGACACCTACGGCTACTGCAGTGTGCGCGGCCAACAGTGGCGCTACAACGTGCTGTTGCGCAGCCGCGACGGCGCGCTGGCCAACACGATCGCGGTGCCCGACGGCAGGATGGCCGACCGGTACTCGGGTGCCCCGCTGTGGGCCCCGGGGCTGGCCAAGCAGATCATCAGCAGCATCCGGTTCGCACGCGACGAACGGGGCATCATCCCGACCGCCGGAATCGCGGTCGGCGGAAAGCAGTACGTCAACTTCATGTCGATTCGCAGCTGGGACGCCGACGGACGGTGGACCACGAACTTCTCGGCGATCGCGGTCTCCCCCGACAACGGCGAGCGCTGGGGCGTCTACCCCGATTCGGTGCGGCCCGCCGCACCCGGCGTCGTCGAACGCGCCCAGTACGTGCGCGGCTACGAGAACTTTCAGCAGGGCGCGTTCCTCAAACCCGGACCGGGTGATCCGTATGTCTACTCGTTCGGCACACCCGCCGGCCGCAGCGGTCCGGCTTACGTGGCGCGGGTGTCCCCGGCGGCCCTACCCGATCTGCGCCGTTACGAGTACTGGGACGGAAACGCTTGGGTTCCAGGCGATCCCGGTACTGCCGTACCGGTGATTCCGGGGCCGGTCAGCGAGATGTCCGCGCAGTACAACACATATCTCAACCAGTATCTGGTGATCTACGGCAACGGCCTCAACGACATCGTGATACGCACCGCACCCGCCCCCCAGGGCCCATGGAGCCCGGAGCGGCTGGTGGTCAGGTCGATGGACATTCCGGGCGGCATCTACGCGCCGTATCTGCATCCGTGGTCTACCGGCAAGGAGCTGTACTTCACCCTGTCGCTGTGGTCGGCCTACAACGTGATGCTGATGAAAACCGTGCTGCCGTAG
- a CDS encoding DEAD/DEAH box helicase produces MSSSFADLGVGAPIVKALADQGITAPFPIQQKTLVHTLAGRDVLGRGKTGSGKTLAFSIPLVTRLAGGRSAQPRGLVLAPTRELATQIAATVRPLAAAHNLKVTTIFGGVPQNRQAGALRSGVDILVACPGRLEDLMRQRIVSLDAVEITVVDEADHMADLGFLPGVTRILSATPRGGQRLLFSATLDNGVDTLVTKFLRDPVTHSVDEAHSPVPEMTHHVFHVAGVQQKKELVHQLASGTGRRILFMRTKHQARKLAKTLTDAGVPSVDLHGNLSQPARDRNLAAFTSGAARVLVATDIAARGVHVDDVELVVHVDPPVEHKAYLHRSGRTARAGNTGDVVTVVLPEQRRDVQVLMRRAGIDVTPQRVAADSPEVVTLVGEKAPYQPPRSQPVVDVRGGRPPHGGGARRGGSRATGARHDRARNGAASDRGAAGQPRHAGARRTDAPRAARRRAGRPTRVSSTGR; encoded by the coding sequence ATGTCGTCTTCGTTCGCCGACCTCGGTGTCGGCGCACCCATCGTCAAAGCCCTTGCCGATCAAGGCATAACGGCTCCCTTCCCGATCCAGCAGAAGACCCTGGTGCACACGCTCGCCGGACGAGATGTGCTGGGCCGCGGTAAGACCGGCAGCGGAAAGACGCTGGCATTCAGCATTCCGTTGGTCACCCGGCTGGCCGGTGGCCGGTCCGCACAGCCGCGCGGTCTGGTGCTGGCGCCGACCCGGGAGCTGGCCACCCAGATCGCCGCCACCGTGCGGCCGCTGGCGGCTGCGCACAACCTCAAGGTCACCACGATCTTCGGCGGCGTACCGCAGAACCGGCAGGCCGGCGCGCTGCGGTCCGGGGTGGACATCCTCGTCGCCTGCCCCGGCCGGCTCGAGGACCTGATGCGTCAGCGCATCGTCAGCCTCGACGCCGTCGAGATCACCGTCGTCGACGAGGCCGACCACATGGCCGATCTCGGGTTCTTGCCGGGCGTCACCCGCATCCTGTCCGCCACACCGCGCGGGGGACAGCGGCTGTTGTTCTCGGCGACCCTGGACAACGGCGTCGACACGCTGGTGACGAAGTTCCTGCGGGATCCGGTGACCCATTCGGTCGACGAGGCGCACTCACCGGTGCCCGAGATGACCCATCACGTGTTCCACGTCGCCGGTGTGCAGCAGAAGAAGGAACTCGTGCACCAGCTCGCCTCCGGCACTGGGCGGCGAATCCTGTTCATGCGCACCAAACATCAGGCGCGCAAACTGGCCAAGACTCTGACCGACGCCGGGGTGCCGTCAGTCGATCTGCACGGCAACCTTTCTCAGCCGGCCCGTGACCGGAACCTGGCCGCGTTCACCTCGGGCGCGGCTCGGGTGCTGGTGGCGACCGACATCGCGGCCCGCGGGGTTCACGTCGACGACGTCGAACTCGTGGTGCACGTCGATCCTCCGGTCGAGCACAAGGCGTATCTGCACCGGTCGGGCCGCACCGCGCGGGCGGGCAACACCGGTGACGTGGTCACGGTCGTGCTGCCCGAGCAGCGCCGGGACGTGCAGGTGCTGATGCGGCGCGCCGGCATCGACGTCACCCCGCAGCGGGTGGCCGCGGACTCACCCGAGGTGGTCACGCTGGTCGGGGAGAAGGCCCCGTATCAGCCGCCGCGATCGCAACCGGTGGTCGATGTGCGCGGCGGGCGGCCCCCGCACGGGGGCGGTGCTCGCCGGGGCGGATCGCGAGCCACCGGAGCCCGTCACGATCGGGCCCGCAACGGTGCCGCATCCGACCGCGGTGCCGCCGGCCAACCGCGCCACGCTGGAGCGCGCCGGACCGATGCGCCCCGGGCGGCGCGGCGGCGTGCGGGCCGGCCCACCCGGGTCTCGTCAACGGGCCGATAG
- a CDS encoding DUF488 domain-containing protein, whose protein sequence is MLISVGHGTLDREALARLLRDAGVAAIVDIRRYPHSRRNPDVDRAAISAWAAEAGFGYRWDERIGGRRHLPADSEPEDTWWQVDAFAAYAAYTRTPTFAAALRELVDQAARAPTAMMCSESVWWRCHRRIVADVAVLTSPIPVRHLMHDGRLVPHAPSAGARLGDDGRVVWLSAR, encoded by the coding sequence GTGCTGATCTCGGTGGGACACGGCACGCTGGACCGCGAGGCCTTGGCGCGTCTGCTGCGCGACGCCGGTGTGGCGGCGATCGTCGACATCCGCCGATACCCGCACAGCCGGCGCAACCCGGACGTCGACCGCGCCGCGATCTCGGCCTGGGCCGCCGAGGCGGGGTTCGGCTACCGCTGGGACGAGCGGATCGGCGGGCGGCGTCACCTGCCCGCGGACTCCGAACCGGAGGACACCTGGTGGCAGGTCGATGCGTTCGCCGCCTACGCCGCCTACACCCGCACACCGACGTTCGCTGCGGCGCTGCGCGAGTTGGTGGACCAGGCCGCACGCGCACCCACCGCGATGATGTGCAGCGAATCGGTGTGGTGGCGCTGTCACCGCCGCATCGTCGCCGATGTCGCGGTGCTGACCTCGCCGATACCGGTCCGTCACCTCATGCACGACGGGCGCCTGGTGCCCCACGCCCCCTCGGCGGGGGCACGGCTCGGAGACGACGGCCGGGTCGTCTGGCTATCGGCCCGTTGA
- a CDS encoding DUF5994 family protein, whose protein sequence is MTLASELHGELDGAWWPYTASMAHELSDLTDALREPLGEIVSIDVNWSPFEAAPNLDSVISPGTHPMPGQRQRPMRIMRVNGTRGHAHLLVIPSRTSRAVALMVLRQAARLPVHPTHQGTEAYQTAGTIVAAARKQTTTH, encoded by the coding sequence ATGACCCTGGCGTCCGAGCTGCACGGCGAGCTCGACGGTGCGTGGTGGCCCTACACCGCGTCGATGGCGCACGAGTTGTCCGATCTCACCGACGCATTGCGCGAACCACTGGGTGAGATCGTCTCGATCGACGTCAACTGGTCGCCGTTCGAAGCAGCACCCAATCTCGACTCGGTGATCAGCCCGGGCACGCACCCCATGCCGGGGCAACGACAGCGGCCGATGCGGATCATGCGGGTCAACGGAACCCGGGGCCACGCCCATCTTCTGGTTATCCCCTCGCGCACCAGCCGCGCCGTCGCGCTGATGGTGTTGCGGCAGGCCGCACGCCTGCCGGTCCATCCGACCCATCAGGGCACCGAGGCCTATCAAACGGCCGGCACGATCGTCGCCGCCGCACGCAAGCAGACCACCACGCACTGA
- a CDS encoding cold-shock protein — translation MTQGTVKWFNNDKGFGFIAPDGGGADVFVHYSEIQADGGYRSLTEDQRVQFDIEQSAKGPQAVGVRAC, via the coding sequence ATGACCCAGGGAACCGTCAAATGGTTCAACAATGACAAAGGCTTTGGATTCATCGCCCCTGACGGCGGCGGAGCCGATGTGTTCGTCCACTACTCCGAGATTCAGGCGGATGGTGGTTATCGGTCACTGACGGAGGATCAACGCGTTCAGTTCGACATCGAGCAGAGCGCCAAGGGGCCGCAGGCGGTGGGCGTTCGCGCCTGCTGA
- a CDS encoding DUF5994 family protein, giving the protein MNSLQGRSTARKSTARKSGPTNTPRLRLKPKASRTGHVDGAWWPRSEDLSAELPDLLAVLSVRFGAIERVLYNLDEWARVPKRLTGGGRSVRLDGYHRQPANTLTVLGVGHDAMQLLVVPPHTDPDLAHDTMMTAAAPDNASPVDALLSSAR; this is encoded by the coding sequence ATGAACTCTCTTCAGGGCCGCTCAACCGCACGGAAATCAACCGCACGGAAATCAGGCCCCACCAACACACCGCGGCTGCGGCTCAAGCCGAAAGCGTCCCGCACCGGCCACGTCGACGGGGCGTGGTGGCCGCGCAGCGAGGACCTGAGTGCCGAACTGCCGGATCTGCTGGCGGTGCTGTCGGTGCGTTTCGGCGCGATCGAACGGGTGCTCTACAACCTCGACGAATGGGCCCGGGTGCCCAAACGACTCACCGGCGGCGGCCGATCGGTCCGGCTCGACGGATACCATCGTCAACCCGCGAACACGCTGACGGTGCTCGGCGTGGGGCATGACGCGATGCAGTTGCTCGTCGTTCCCCCGCACACCGACCCCGACCTCGCTCACGACACGATGATGACGGCTGCGGCCCCGGACAACGCCTCGCCGGTCGACGCGCTGCTGTCCTCGGCCCGCTAG
- a CDS encoding TDT family transporter: MLFSDRVLLPSWAEAGDEVAPDAVSCRIRFFRRVPPNLFASVMGTGIVATTSARFDWVSHHFVAFGRVIWILAAAWLLALIVGLTGSWILHRNAALSLLRDPVVLPFYGTVPMALLTVGSGSLLLAPDMIGDVAVWLGVALWSTGTALGVTTAIALPVRAVVSGGADVHALPSWMLPVVPPMVSATTGAGVLEQIPVSQFRTAFLAGCCGLFGMGLIVALMTLAVVYWRLVCLGTPGINATPTIWIPLGVIGQSMAAANLLAMHSASPRLPVYPALPDLRGAGVMFGIVMLGFAVFWIAFASAVTTHGIRRGAPFTVSWWSVIFPLGATTLGISALAEASDSGLLRVSAFGLYVALIGAWAVVAIRSIRRGQLAWWR; this comes from the coding sequence GTGCTGTTTTCCGACCGTGTGCTGCTACCCAGCTGGGCCGAGGCGGGGGACGAGGTCGCTCCCGACGCCGTGTCGTGCCGAATCCGGTTCTTCCGGCGTGTTCCGCCTAACCTGTTCGCCTCTGTTATGGGCACCGGTATCGTTGCCACGACATCGGCGCGGTTCGACTGGGTGTCACACCATTTCGTCGCGTTCGGCCGAGTCATCTGGATCCTGGCTGCTGCATGGCTGCTGGCCCTGATCGTCGGTTTGACGGGTAGTTGGATCCTGCACCGTAACGCCGCGCTGTCACTGCTGCGTGATCCGGTCGTGCTGCCGTTCTACGGTACCGTCCCGATGGCACTCCTCACGGTGGGCTCCGGGAGTCTGCTGCTCGCTCCCGACATGATCGGCGACGTTGCCGTCTGGCTGGGCGTCGCCCTGTGGTCGACCGGCACCGCCCTGGGGGTGACGACCGCGATCGCTCTCCCGGTCAGAGCGGTGGTGTCCGGCGGAGCGGATGTCCACGCGCTTCCGTCGTGGATGTTGCCGGTTGTGCCGCCGATGGTGTCCGCAACAACCGGCGCCGGCGTGCTGGAGCAGATTCCCGTAAGCCAATTCCGCACCGCGTTTCTCGCCGGGTGCTGCGGGCTGTTCGGCATGGGACTGATCGTCGCGCTGATGACGCTGGCTGTCGTCTACTGGCGTCTGGTCTGCCTGGGCACACCGGGGATCAATGCCACACCCACGATCTGGATACCGCTGGGGGTGATCGGGCAGTCGATGGCAGCGGCGAACCTGCTTGCCATGCACAGCGCGTCGCCACGGCTACCGGTGTACCCGGCCCTGCCCGACCTGCGGGGCGCAGGTGTGATGTTCGGGATCGTGATGCTCGGCTTTGCCGTCTTCTGGATCGCGTTCGCATCGGCGGTGACCACCCATGGGATCCGCCGGGGTGCCCCGTTCACCGTCAGTTGGTGGAGCGTGATCTTCCCACTGGGTGCGACCACTCTTGGCATCTCGGCGCTCGCGGAGGCCTCGGATTCCGGGCTGCTCCGAGTGAGCGCGTTCGGACTCTACGTCGCGCTCATCGGGGCATGGGCCGTGGTAGCGATCCGTTCCATCCGGCGCGGCCAGCTGGCCTGGTGGCGTTGA